A genome region from Qingrenia yutianensis includes the following:
- a CDS encoding XTP/dITP diphosphatase has product MKLILATSNKGKLKEVREILPEYDIVTMSEAGIHDEIEENGTTFEENAYIKAKYVCDRLGEVTIADDSGLEVDFLDGAPGIYSARFAGEGATDKDRNAKLLSMLEGVPFDKRTARYVCSIAIVYPSGEKHIFTKTCEGYILEKEIGGGGFGYDPLFYFPEFKTTLANVPLDTKNTVSHRSKALGELKKFLADKR; this is encoded by the coding sequence ATGAAACTTATTCTTGCAACGTCAAATAAAGGCAAGCTCAAAGAGGTCAGAGAAATTCTGCCCGAATACGATATTGTAACGATGTCCGAGGCAGGAATACACGACGAAATAGAGGAAAACGGCACAACGTTTGAGGAAAACGCATACATCAAGGCAAAATATGTGTGTGACCGCCTCGGCGAGGTTACAATCGCGGACGATTCGGGTCTTGAAGTGGATTTTCTGGACGGCGCGCCGGGAATATATTCCGCGCGTTTTGCAGGCGAGGGCGCGACAGATAAAGACAGAAACGCAAAGCTTTTGTCTATGCTTGAGGGCGTGCCTTTTGACAAGCGCACAGCGCGTTATGTCTGCTCCATTGCCATTGTTTACCCGAGCGGAGAAAAGCACATTTTCACAAAAACGTGCGAGGGATACATTCTCGAAAAGGAAATCGGCGGCGGCGGTTTCGGCTATGACCCGCTGTTTTATTTCCCCGAGTTCAAAACCACGCTGGCAAACGTTCCGCTTGACACAAAAAACACTG
- a CDS encoding galactokinase — protein MELCKIIDKFIEIYGGTKDDLRIFTSPGRVNLIGEHTDYNGGYVFPAALTMKTTIVARKRNDSKIVMRATDLDVVVEADIDRLEDYKGIKWGDYQLGVADELKKEGYEIVGADLLYDDTVPHGGGLSSSAAIEVSTAVMFTTFSNEKNGINEEIDMIKMAKISQKAEHNFIGVKCGIMDQFASAMGKKDHAIFLDCKTLDYKYAPINFEGKKLILTNTNKKHALGASKYNERREECERGLEMLKKAMPEKTCLGEISYDEFIQHKNLITDPIVEKRVEHVICECDRVLKSVDALEKGDIVKFGKLMNESHDSLKNLYEVTGDELDTLAYEARKIDGVLGSRMTGAGFGGCTVSIVEEGAVDKFIEEVGKNYTAKTGLTPSFYISEIGDGGHEVK, from the coding sequence ATGGAACTTTGCAAAATTATTGATAAATTTATAGAAATTTACGGCGGTACAAAGGACGATTTGAGAATTTTCACATCGCCCGGGCGCGTTAACCTTATCGGCGAGCATACCGACTATAACGGCGGATATGTTTTCCCGGCGGCGCTCACTATGAAAACTACAATCGTTGCGCGCAAAAGAAATGACAGCAAAATTGTTATGCGCGCCACCGACCTTGACGTTGTGGTTGAGGCGGATATTGACCGTCTGGAGGATTACAAGGGCATAAAATGGGGCGACTATCAGCTCGGCGTTGCGGACGAACTCAAAAAAGAGGGTTACGAAATTGTCGGCGCAGACCTTTTGTATGACGACACCGTTCCCCACGGAGGCGGACTTTCGTCGTCGGCGGCGATAGAAGTATCCACAGCCGTTATGTTTACAACGTTTTCAAACGAGAAAAACGGCATAAACGAAGAAATTGATATGATAAAAATGGCGAAAATCAGCCAAAAGGCGGAGCACAATTTCATCGGCGTAAAATGCGGAATTATGGACCAGTTTGCCTCTGCAATGGGCAAAAAGGACCACGCAATTTTCCTCGACTGCAAAACGCTCGATTACAAATATGCGCCCATAAATTTTGAGGGCAAAAAGCTCATTCTCACCAACACAAACAAAAAACACGCTCTCGGCGCGTCGAAATACAACGAGCGCAGAGAAGAGTGCGAAAGAGGGCTTGAAATGCTCAAAAAAGCAATGCCCGAAAAAACGTGCCTGGGCGAGATTTCGTATGACGAATTTATACAGCACAAAAATCTCATCACCGACCCGATTGTCGAGAAAAGAGTGGAACACGTTATATGCGAGTGCGACAGGGTGTTAAAGTCGGTTGACGCGCTGGAAAAAGGCGATATTGTAAAATTCGGCAAGCTTATGAACGAGTCGCACGATTCGCTCAAAAATCTGTATGAAGTTACCGGTGATGAGCTTGACACGCTTGCATACGAGGCGCGCAAAATAGACGGCGTTCTCGGTTCGCGTATGACGGGCGCAGGCTTCGGAGGCTGTACGGTCAGCATTGTCGAGGAAGGCGCGGTGGATAAATTTATTGAGGAAGTCGGCAAAAACTACACCGCAAAAACAGGGCTTACACCGTCGTTTTACATATCTGAAATCGGTGACGGGGGACACGAAGTAAAATGA
- the galT gene encoding galactose-1-phosphate uridylyltransferase — MAELRFNPLTKDWVMIASHRQNRPQMPKDWCPFCPGSGKVPDRFDVYEYDNDFPALSQNPPVPDDVATEIYKTAPSYGKCEVILYSPEHTVTLPELSVDHVRKLVDLWCERYEAMKADEKIKYVFIFENRGEVVGVTMPHPHGQIYGYSFIPKKIELEVNSSKEHFDKTGHCLFCDMLKDEYSAKDRIIFENDDFVVFLPFYSAYPYGINIASKSHKHNISQFTDTERTNLAKAVREAAGTLDNLFGYTFPYMMCIQQSPVNSGDMSDFCHFHIEFYPPMRSADKQKFNASSETGAWAHCNPTAPEEKAKELREAHKKYTENDNK; from the coding sequence ATGGCTGAATTAAGATTTAACCCCCTTACAAAAGACTGGGTAATGATTGCGTCGCACCGTCAGAACAGACCGCAGATGCCTAAAGACTGGTGTCCGTTCTGCCCCGGTTCGGGAAAGGTGCCCGACCGCTTCGACGTGTACGAATACGACAACGATTTTCCTGCGCTTTCACAAAATCCGCCCGTGCCCGACGACGTTGCAACCGAAATTTACAAAACCGCGCCGTCCTACGGCAAATGCGAGGTAATTTTGTATTCGCCCGAGCACACCGTGACACTGCCCGAACTTTCGGTTGACCACGTGAGAAAGCTTGTAGACCTCTGGTGCGAGCGATATGAGGCTATGAAAGCGGACGAAAAAATCAAATACGTTTTCATTTTCGAAAACAGAGGCGAGGTTGTGGGCGTTACAATGCCTCACCCTCACGGTCAGATTTACGGATATTCGTTTATCCCCAAGAAAATCGAGCTTGAGGTAAATTCGTCAAAAGAGCATTTTGACAAAACAGGTCACTGCCTTTTCTGCGATATGTTAAAGGACGAGTATTCCGCAAAAGACAGAATTATTTTTGAAAACGACGATTTCGTTGTATTTTTGCCGTTCTATTCCGCATATCCGTACGGAATAAACATCGCGTCAAAATCGCATAAACACAATATTTCGCAGTTCACCGATACTGAACGCACAAACCTTGCAAAGGCAGTGCGTGAGGCGGCAGGTACGCTGGATAACCTTTTCGGCTACACTTTCCCGTATATGATGTGTATTCAGCAGTCGCCCGTAAACAGCGGTGATATGTCGGATTTCTGCCACTTCCACATTGAATTTTATCCCCCGATGCGCAGTGCCGACAAGCAGAAATTCAACGCGTCGAGCGAAACGGGTGCGTGGGCGCACTGCAACCCCACCGCGCCCGAGGAAAAGGCGAAAGAGCTTCGCGAGGCACACAAAAAATACACAGAAAACGACAATAAATAA
- the ylqF gene encoding ribosome biogenesis GTPase YlqF codes for MNIQWFPGHMTKTMRLIEENIKSVDIVVEILDARIPRSSKNPQIDALIGDKKRLVVLNKSDIADRLETEKWLKYFEKNGISAMAVSSVQGKNLNSVLEKCRDILSDKIEAWKSRGIVNRSLKMMIVGVPNVGKSSFINKLANKKSAKTGDKPGITRGKQWVRIASGFELLDTPGVLWPKFDDQTVGMRLAFTGAVKDEIMDVEELAMHLLELLRENYPNSLTERYKMTDFENLGGYEMLELLGRKRGFVVSGGEIDTLRAANVLLDEFRAATLGKITLDKVGEQE; via the coding sequence ATGAATATACAATGGTTTCCGGGGCATATGACAAAAACTATGCGCCTTATCGAAGAAAACATAAAATCGGTGGATATTGTGGTCGAAATTCTCGACGCGCGGATACCGAGAAGCAGTAAAAATCCGCAGATTGACGCGCTTATCGGCGATAAAAAACGGCTTGTGGTGCTCAACAAATCCGACATTGCGGACAGATTAGAAACCGAAAAATGGCTGAAATATTTTGAGAAAAACGGCATTTCGGCTATGGCGGTAAGCTCGGTTCAGGGCAAAAATTTGAACAGCGTTTTGGAAAAATGCCGTGATATTTTGTCCGACAAAATCGAGGCGTGGAAATCGCGCGGAATTGTGAACCGTTCGCTTAAAATGATGATTGTCGGCGTGCCGAACGTCGGAAAATCGTCGTTCATCAACAAGCTTGCCAACAAAAAAAGCGCAAAAACGGGCGACAAACCGGGCATTACGCGCGGAAAACAGTGGGTGCGCATTGCGAGCGGATTTGAGCTTTTGGACACCCCGGGCGTTTTGTGGCCAAAATTCGACGACCAAACCGTGGGTATGCGGCTTGCGTTCACCGGCGCGGTGAAGGATGAAATTATGGACGTTGAGGAACTTGCAATGCACCTCTTGGAACTTTTGCGCGAAAATTATCCCAATTCGCTCACCGAGCGTTACAAAATGACAGATTTTGAAAATCTCGGCGGTTATGAAATGCTTGAACTTTTGGGAAGAAAGCGCGGATTTGTGGTGTCGGGCGGAGAAATCGATACACTGCGCGCGGCGAATGTGCTTTTGGACGAATTCCGCGCGGCAACGCTCGGAAAAATAACGCTGGACAAAGTGGGTGAACAGGAATGA
- a CDS encoding ribonuclease HII — MKTEKMCGFDNLEYEKKYWENGFVYVAGADEAGRGPLAGPVYAAAVIFPKDIQIDGLTDSKKLSEKKRDYYFDVIKEKATAYSIASVDEKIIDEINILNAAHLAFKKAVEGLNPAPELALIDGNSMKNLPCPFELIVKGDQKSLTVAAASVLAKVSRDRFMDKIDKEYPQYMFSKHKGYGTKLHYEMLEKYGACPYHRQSFRLFKNQ, encoded by the coding sequence ATGAAAACCGAAAAAATGTGCGGTTTTGATAATCTTGAATACGAAAAAAAATACTGGGAAAACGGCTTTGTATACGTCGCGGGCGCGGACGAGGCAGGCAGAGGTCCGCTTGCCGGACCTGTTTATGCGGCGGCGGTGATTTTTCCCAAAGACATACAAATCGACGGTTTGACCGACTCGAAAAAGCTTTCGGAAAAAAAGCGCGATTACTATTTCGACGTGATAAAAGAGAAGGCAACCGCATATTCAATCGCGTCGGTCGACGAGAAAATTATCGACGAAATAAACATCTTGAACGCGGCGCATCTTGCCTTTAAAAAGGCAGTTGAGGGGCTCAACCCCGCGCCCGAGCTTGCGCTTATCGACGGCAACAGTATGAAAAATCTGCCCTGCCCGTTTGAGCTTATCGTAAAGGGCGACCAAAAGAGCCTCACCGTTGCGGCGGCGTCGGTTCTGGCAAAGGTTTCGCGTGACAGATTTATGGACAAAATTGACAAAGAATATCCGCAGTATATGTTTTCAAAGCACAAGGGCTACGGCACAAAACTGCACTACGAAATGCTTGAAAAATACGGTGCCTGCCCGTATCACAGGCAGAGTTTCAGGCTTTTTAAAAATCAGTGA
- a CDS encoding YraN family protein — protein MNNIDILDKNKSDKSSSDKFSKKAFGKFGEDTASHYLTLRFYKILERNYRKRNAEVDIIAQKGKTLCFVEVKTRSNDKFGTPGEAVDFKKQQKIILGAQNYLAQTNWQGEVRFDVAEVYARKTKFGFKTHKINYIKNAFDNSD, from the coding sequence TTGAACAATATTGACATTTTGGATAAAAACAAATCGGACAAATCCAGCTCGGACAAATTCAGCAAAAAAGCATTCGGCAAATTCGGCGAGGATACGGCGTCGCACTATCTGACGCTTCGTTTTTACAAAATTCTCGAGCGCAACTACCGCAAGCGGAATGCGGAGGTGGACATTATTGCGCAAAAGGGCAAAACGCTCTGTTTTGTCGAGGTGAAAACGCGCTCAAACGACAAATTCGGCACACCTGGCGAGGCGGTGGATTTCAAAAAACAGCAGAAAATCATTCTCGGCGCGCAAAACTATCTTGCACAAACAAACTGGCAGGGCGAGGTTCGTTTTGACGTTGCGGAGGTGTATGCGCGCAAGACGAAATTCGGCTTTAAAACGCACAAAATCAACTACATAAAAAACGCGTTTGACAATTCCGATTAA
- a CDS encoding dipeptidase: MKYEIFDAHCDTALKLYFDGKNLYDSDCMVSAKKCENYKKATYTMAIFNDKSLKCADIFAIIEKIKAETKALKHTNFDTVIAVEGLGNTPDLALADVEKLAKSGVRIMSLTWNDDTPLCGGVGYPKGEGAEGNTKGLTALGKEYLKEFEKNGIILDTSHISDKGFYDILENFGGKVCTTHSNSRAVCSYKRNLTDDMFINLKNRGGVAGINLCPDFLNDTGVASSDDAVRHIEHFMALGGENNIGIGADFDGIDSTPSDIPDCGFLYVLFDKLLALNYSEDIINKISHQNFEKMLKI, encoded by the coding sequence ATGAAATATGAAATTTTCGACGCACACTGCGACACCGCATTAAAGCTTTATTTTGACGGCAAAAACCTTTATGACAGTGACTGTATGGTGAGCGCAAAAAAGTGCGAAAATTATAAAAAAGCAACATACACAATGGCAATTTTCAACGATAAAAGCTTAAAATGCGCTGATATTTTTGCGATTATCGAAAAAATCAAAGCCGAAACAAAAGCTTTAAAACACACAAATTTTGACACCGTTATTGCAGTTGAGGGACTGGGAAACACACCCGATTTGGCGCTTGCTGACGTTGAAAAGCTTGCAAAATCGGGCGTCAGAATTATGAGCCTCACCTGGAACGACGACACACCGTTGTGCGGAGGAGTCGGCTATCCGAAAGGCGAGGGCGCGGAGGGCAACACAAAGGGTCTTACCGCGCTCGGCAAAGAATATTTGAAAGAATTTGAGAAAAACGGCATAATTCTTGACACGTCGCACATCAGCGACAAAGGATTTTATGACATTCTGGAAAATTTCGGCGGAAAAGTGTGCACCACGCACTCAAATTCGCGCGCGGTTTGTTCGTACAAACGGAATTTAACCGACGATATGTTTATAAACCTCAAAAACCGCGGAGGCGTTGCCGGCATAAACCTCTGCCCCGATTTTTTGAATGACACGGGGGTTGCGTCAAGCGACGACGCGGTGCGCCACATTGAGCATTTTATGGCGCTCGGCGGTGAGAACAACATCGGTATCGGCGCGGATTTTGACGGCATCGACTCAACTCCTTCCGACATTCCGGACTGCGGATTTCTTTACGTTTTGTTCGACAAGCTCCTTGCCCTCAATTACAGTGAGGATATTATCAACAAAATTTCACATCAAAACTTTGAAAAAATGTTGAAAATATAA
- a CDS encoding pyridoxal phosphate-dependent aminotransferase: MYLSEKFLSISPSPTLSIDAKFKQMKKDGLDVVGFGAGEPDFDTPKHIKDAAIKAILDGKTKYTPASGMPELKKAVCQKFMRDNSLYYEPNQIVVSNGAKHSLVNVFGAILNEGDEVIIPAPYWVSYPEIVKINSGVPVTVYASEDNDFKVTPEQIEEKITEKTRAIVLNSPSNPTGMVYTKEELEKIAEIALKHSLYIVSDEIYEHLIYEGKHFSIAQISDEVKDITIIVNGVSKTYAMTGWRIGYTASNPTIAKVMSNVQSHATSNPNTIAQIAAIEALNGPQEELGAMVAEFAKRRNYMADRINKIEGVSCIKPHGSFYIMMNIKNILGKKLNGKTIHSADEFAEMLLDDKLVAVVPGTGFEAPDYVRWSYATSMENIKEGLDRLEKFLSELE; encoded by the coding sequence ATGTATCTTTCCGAGAAGTTTTTGAGCATTTCGCCGTCACCGACACTGTCGATTGACGCGAAATTCAAGCAGATGAAAAAGGACGGTCTTGACGTTGTGGGTTTCGGTGCGGGCGAACCCGATTTTGACACGCCCAAGCACATAAAAGACGCGGCTATCAAGGCAATTTTGGATGGCAAAACAAAATACACGCCGGCTTCCGGTATGCCCGAACTGAAAAAAGCGGTCTGTCAGAAATTTATGCGCGACAATTCGCTTTATTACGAGCCTAATCAGATTGTGGTTTCAAACGGCGCGAAACACTCGCTTGTAAACGTTTTCGGCGCAATTTTAAACGAGGGCGACGAGGTTATTATCCCTGCGCCTTACTGGGTGAGCTACCCCGAAATTGTGAAAATCAATTCGGGCGTTCCCGTCACGGTTTACGCGTCGGAGGACAACGATTTTAAGGTTACTCCCGAGCAGATTGAGGAGAAAATCACCGAAAAAACGCGCGCAATCGTGCTGAACAGTCCGAGCAATCCGACGGGTATGGTTTATACAAAGGAAGAACTTGAAAAAATCGCGGAAATCGCATTAAAGCACAGCTTGTATATCGTTTCGGACGAGATTTACGAGCATCTTATATATGAAGGAAAACATTTTTCAATCGCGCAGATAAGCGACGAGGTGAAAGACATCACGATTATCGTGAACGGCGTATCAAAAACCTACGCTATGACGGGCTGGAGAATAGGCTACACCGCGTCAAATCCGACCATTGCAAAGGTTATGTCAAACGTGCAGAGCCACGCGACGTCCAACCCCAACACAATCGCGCAGATTGCCGCAATAGAGGCGCTTAACGGTCCGCAGGAGGAGCTTGGCGCTATGGTTGCGGAGTTTGCAAAAAGGCGCAATTATATGGCGGACAGAATTAACAAAATCGAGGGCGTTTCGTGCATAAAACCTCACGGTTCGTTCTATATAATGATGAATATCAAAAACATTCTCGGCAAAAAGCTGAACGGAAAAACCATTCATTCGGCGGACGAATTTGCCGAAATGCTCTTGGACGACAAGCTGGTTGCGGTTGTTCCCGGCACAGGTTTTGAGGCGCCCGATTATGTGAGATGGTCGTATGCAACGAGTATGGAAAACATCAAAGAGGGTCTTGACAGGCTGGAGAAATTTTTGTCCGAATTGGAATAA
- the purB gene encoding adenylosuccinate lyase gives MNNIYESPLNTRYASDEMKEIFSPDRKFKTWRRLWIALAKSEKALGLNITDEQIAEMEKFKDDINYDVAKAREKEVRHDVMSHVYAYGVQCPKAKAIIHLGATSCYVGDNTDIIIMTEGLKLIRKKLVNVIYRLKIFADEYKNLPTLGFTHFQPAQLTTVGKRACLWIQELLMDLEDVEYQLSKAKLLGSKGTTGTQASFLELFDGDHEKVKKLDEMITKEMGFDAYFPVSGQTYSRKLDSQFLNVLSSIAQSAYKFSNDLRLLQHLKEVEEPFEKSQIGSSAMAYKRNPMRSERISSLARYVIANSINPAITASTQWFERTLDDSANKRISVPESFLAADAILNIYLNVAAGMVAYPKVIEQHILKELPFMATENIMMQAVKNGGDRQELHEKIRIHSMAAARVVKEEGKENDLIERIVKDESFNLNLDDINAVLKPENFIGRAKEQTEEFLRDYVSPVLDKYKDVLGEEAELSV, from the coding sequence TTGAATAACATTTACGAAAGTCCGCTCAACACGCGCTACGCAAGCGATGAAATGAAAGAAATTTTTTCGCCCGACAGAAAATTCAAAACGTGGCGCAGGCTTTGGATTGCACTTGCAAAATCGGAAAAAGCGCTCGGTTTGAACATCACCGACGAGCAGATTGCCGAAATGGAAAAATTTAAAGACGATATAAACTACGACGTTGCAAAGGCGCGCGAAAAAGAGGTTCGCCACGACGTTATGTCGCACGTGTATGCGTACGGCGTGCAATGCCCCAAGGCAAAGGCGATTATCCATCTCGGCGCAACAAGCTGTTACGTCGGCGACAACACCGATATTATCATTATGACGGAGGGTTTAAAGCTTATCCGCAAAAAGCTTGTCAACGTTATTTACCGTCTTAAAATTTTTGCGGACGAATACAAAAATCTCCCCACGCTCGGCTTTACGCATTTTCAGCCGGCACAGCTCACCACCGTCGGCAAGCGCGCGTGTCTATGGATTCAGGAGCTTTTGATGGACTTGGAGGACGTGGAATATCAGCTTTCAAAGGCGAAACTTTTAGGCTCGAAAGGCACGACCGGTACACAAGCAAGCTTTTTGGAGCTTTTTGACGGCGACCACGAAAAGGTTAAAAAACTTGACGAAATGATAACGAAAGAAATGGGGTTTGACGCGTATTTTCCCGTTTCGGGACAGACGTATTCAAGAAAACTCGATTCGCAGTTTTTAAACGTTTTAAGCTCAATCGCGCAGAGTGCGTATAAATTCAGCAACGACTTGAGGCTTCTCCAGCATCTCAAAGAGGTGGAGGAACCGTTTGAAAAGAGTCAAATCGGCTCGTCGGCAATGGCATACAAACGCAATCCTATGCGTTCGGAAAGAATTTCGTCGCTCGCGCGTTACGTCATCGCAAACAGTATAAATCCTGCCATTACCGCGTCAACGCAGTGGTTTGAAAGAACACTCGACGACTCGGCGAACAAGCGCATTTCCGTTCCCGAAAGTTTTCTTGCGGCGGACGCGATTTTGAACATTTATCTCAACGTTGCGGCGGGAATGGTGGCTTATCCGAAAGTTATCGAACAGCACATTTTGAAGGAACTTCCGTTTATGGCGACCGAAAACATTATGATGCAGGCGGTTAAAAACGGCGGTGACAGACAGGAACTGCACGAAAAAATAAGAATACATTCAATGGCGGCGGCGAGAGTTGTCAAAGAAGAGGGCAAAGAAAACGACCTTATCGAGAGAATTGTTAAGGACGAAAGTTTCAACCTCAATCTCGACGACATAAACGCGGTTCTCAAACCCGAAAATTTCATCGGCAGAGCGAAAGAGCAGACCGAAGAATTTTTGAGAGATTACGTTTCGCCCGTTTTGGATAAATATAAAGACGTTCTCGGCGAAGAAGCGGAATTATCGGTGTGA
- the dnaX gene encoding DNA polymerase III subunit gamma/tau codes for MAYKALYRKWRPLTFDDVIGQTHITKTLKNEIAENRLAHAYLFTGTRGTGKTSTAKILSRAINCEHPVDSNPCNECEICKGILNETVMDIIEIDAASNTGVDNIRSIIEQVQYTPTVAKYKVYIIDEVHMLSQGAFNALLKTLEEPPKHVVFILATTEVHKIPATILSRCQRFDFKTISPSDITSRIKTILEGENVTAEDSAIEYVAYLANGSMRDSLSILDQCLAFKHDNLTYDDTVEILGGLDDASLLDIADFVGKSDAKGAIGAFYKILDTGKNIDDFAVRALDIFAQIMVCSVTGAPSGDGNAERNGRILSISKNFTHEHIMFCINVLNELVSNLKFTKNAKTLIEVAITRMSEPDLCTGADALLDRIKRLEEKVASISSGNFVPVSDTQSLTSQDGKSTESTEVKPENHSRPSDLPPWEDAPQNSANLQDEFSENSNSPDFEPAKLTENAQIPSEASEPENSGEIPGEKAQNQTNKNASLKKISASWGEVINRAIKDGELTVYFALKDTSVLDGNGILTIKVQDEEKRATILTNKEKIREFIIKIFGTKVDIKAEVSGKTPTKKDTTAEVFDKLDEFSKKFPQNFTSERQ; via the coding sequence GTGGCATACAAGGCATTATACAGAAAATGGCGTCCGCTCACCTTTGACGACGTTATCGGTCAGACGCACATAACAAAAACTCTCAAAAACGAGATTGCCGAAAACCGTCTTGCTCACGCGTACCTCTTTACCGGCACGCGCGGAACGGGCAAAACGTCTACGGCAAAAATTTTAAGCCGTGCCATAAACTGCGAGCACCCTGTTGACAGCAACCCGTGCAACGAATGTGAAATCTGCAAGGGAATTTTAAACGAAACTGTGATGGATATTATCGAAATCGACGCCGCGTCAAACACGGGCGTTGACAATATCCGTTCGATTATAGAACAGGTGCAGTATACCCCGACGGTGGCAAAATACAAGGTTTATATCATTGACGAGGTGCATATGCTTTCACAGGGCGCGTTCAACGCACTTTTGAAAACGCTTGAAGAACCGCCCAAACACGTTGTTTTTATTCTTGCAACGACGGAAGTTCACAAAATCCCGGCTACGATTTTGTCGCGGTGTCAGCGGTTCGATTTCAAAACCATTTCGCCGTCCGACATAACAAGCCGAATTAAAACCATTCTCGAGGGCGAAAACGTGACCGCGGAGGACTCGGCAATCGAATATGTGGCGTATCTTGCAAACGGCTCAATGCGCGATTCTTTGAGTATTCTCGACCAGTGCCTTGCGTTTAAGCACGACAATCTCACCTATGACGACACGGTGGAAATTCTCGGCGGTCTTGATGACGCGTCGCTGCTTGACATTGCCGATTTTGTCGGCAAAAGCGACGCAAAAGGCGCAATCGGCGCGTTTTATAAAATTCTCGACACGGGCAAAAACATTGACGATTTTGCCGTGCGCGCGCTGGATATTTTTGCGCAGATTATGGTTTGTTCGGTAACGGGCGCGCCGAGCGGCGACGGAAACGCCGAACGGAACGGCAGAATTTTGTCGATTTCAAAAAATTTCACGCACGAACATATTATGTTTTGCATAAATGTTTTGAATGAGCTTGTGAGCAATTTAAAATTTACCAAAAACGCGAAAACGCTTATAGAAGTTGCAATCACGCGTATGAGCGAGCCGGACTTATGCACAGGCGCCGACGCACTTTTGGACAGGATAAAACGTCTTGAAGAAAAGGTCGCGTCTATATCGTCGGGAAATTTTGTGCCCGTTTCAGACACGCAAAGTTTGACGTCACAGGACGGAAAATCGACTGAAAGCACGGAAGTTAAACCCGAAAACCATTCCCGTCCGTCCGACCTCCCTCCGTGGGAGGACGCACCGCAAAACAGTGCAAATTTGCAAGATGAATTTTCCGAAAATTCAAATTCACCCGATTTTGAACCTGCGAAACTAACGGAAAACGCGCAAATTCCGAGCGAGGCAAGCGAACCTGAAAACAGCGGGGAAATTCCCGGGGAAAAGGCGCAAAATCAGACAAACAAAAACGCGTCGCTCAAAAAAATCTCCGCGTCGTGGGGCGAGGTTATAAACCGCGCGATAAAAGACGGTGAGCTGACGGTGTATTTTGCGCTAAAAGACACCTCCGTGCTGGACGGCAACGGCATTTTGACGATAAAAGTCCAGGACGAGGAAAAACGCGCGACAATTCTTACAAACAAAGAAAAAATAAGAGAATTTATTATAAAAATTTTCGGCACAAAAGTTGATATAAAAGCCGAGGTTTCGGGCAAAACGCCCACAAAAAAGGACACCACGGCAGAAGTTTTTGACAAATTGGACGAATTTTCAAAAAAATTTCCACAAAATTTTACCTCCGAACGGCAATAA